A stretch of the Malus domestica chromosome 08, GDT2T_hap1 genome encodes the following:
- the LOC103441853 gene encoding probable alkaline/neutral invertase D produces MEGTNFGLRNVSSHCSISDMDDYDLSRLLDKPRLNIERQRSFDERSLSELSIGLTRVGLDNMDSTYSPGGRSGFDTPASSTRNSFEPHPMVAEAWEALRRSLVFFRNQPVGTIAAYDHASEEVLNYDQVFVRDFVPSALAFLMNGEPEIVKNFLLKTLQLQGWEKRIDRFKLGEGAMPASFKVLHDPIRKSDTIIADFGESAIGRVAPVDSGFWWIILLRAYTKSTGDLSLAETEDCQKGMRLILTLCLSEGFDTFPTLLCADGCSMIDRRMGIYGYPIEIQALFFMALRCALSMLKPDGEGKEFIERIVKRLHALSYHMRGYFWLDFQQLNDIYRYKTEEYSHTAVNKFNVIPDSIPDWVFDFMPCRGGYFIGNVSPARMDFRWFALGNCVAILASLATPEQSMAIMDLIESRWEELVGEMPLKICYPAIESHEWRIVTGCDPKNTRWSYHNGGSWPVLLWMLTAACIKTGRPQIARRAIELAESRLLKDAWPEYYDGKLGRYIGKQARKYQTWSIAGYLVAKMLLEDPSHLGMISLEEDKQMKPVIKRSSSWTC; encoded by the exons ATGGAAGGGACCAACTTTGGGCTACGAAATGTGAGCTCGCATTGCTCCATTTCGGACATGGATGACTATGACCTCTCACGCCTTCTTGACAAGCCCCGGCTCAACATTGAGAGGCAGAGGTCCTTTGATGAGAGGTCACTGAGTGAGCTCTCCATTGGCCTCACAAGAGTCGGCTTGGACAACATGGACAGCACCTACTCCCCCGGTGGAAGGTCTGGTTTTGACACTCCTGCTTCTTCTACTCGCAACTCGTTCGAGCCCCACCCTATGGTTGCCGAGGCATGGGAAGCTCTCCGCCGCTCTTTGGTCTTCTTTCGTAACCAGCCTGTGGGCACTATTGCTGCATACGATCATGCCTCTGAGGAAGTTTTGAATTATGATCAG GTTTTTGTCCGAGATTTTGTACCAAGTGCTCTGGCTTTCCTAATGAATGGTGAGCCAGAGATAGTTAAaaacttcctcttgaagaccctgCAGCTTCAAGGATGGGAAAAGAGAATAGACAGGTTCAAGCTTGGGGAAGGTGCAATGCCAGCAAGCTTCAAAGTTCTTCATGACCCTATCCGAAAGTCAGATACAATCATTGCAGATTTCGGAGAGAGTGCAATTGGACGAGTTGCTCCTGTTGACTCTGGTTTTTGGTGGATTATACTGCTCCGTGCATATACAAAGTCAACTGGGGATTTATCTCTTGCGGAAACAGAAGATTGTCAAAAAGGAATGAGGCTTATATTGACTCTATGTCTGTCAGAAGGTTTTGACACGTTCCCAACATTGCTTTGTGCTGATGGATGCTCCATGATTGATCGTAGAATG GGAATTTATGGTTATCCTATTGAAATCCAAGCTTTGTTCTTTATGGCATTGAGATGTGCCTTGTCAATGCTGAAACCTGATGGAGAAGGAAAAGAATTCATAGAACGAATTGTTAAGCGTTTGCATGCCTTAAGTTACCACATGCGAGGTTACTTCTGGCTTGATTTCCAACAACTAAATGACATATACCGTTACAAGACTGAAGAGTACTCACACACGGCTGTAAATAAGTTCAATGTCATTCCTGATTCCATCCCAGATTGGGTATTTGATTTTATGCCATGCCGTGGTGGCTACTTTATTGGCAATGTGAGTCCTGCAAGGATGGATTTTCGATGGTTTGCTTTGGGTAACTGTGTTGCAATTCTAGCTTCTCTTGCAACCCCAGAGCAATCAATGGCTATAATGGATCTCATTGAATCTCGTTGGGAAGAGTTGGTTGGAGAAATGCCATTAAAAATATGTTATCCAGCAATAGAAAGTCATGAGTGGCGAATCGTAACTGGTTGTGATCCCAAGAATACCAGATGGAGTTACCATAATGGAGGATCTTGGCCAG TGCTTCTATGGATGCTAACTGCTGCGTGCATTAAAACGGGAAGACCACAAATCGCAAGACGGGCAATTGAGCTTGCTGAGAGTCGTCTGCTAAAAGATGCTTGGCCAGAATATTATGACGGGAAACTCGGAagatatattggtaaacaagcAAGGAAGTACCAGACATGGTCGATAGCAGGATATCTGGTTGCAAAGATGTTGCTAGAGGATCCGTCACACTTGGGGATGATTTCGCTCGAAGAGGACAAGCAAATGAAGCCCGTTATTAAGAGATCGTCGTCTTGGACTTGCTGA